A genomic segment from Corythoichthys intestinalis isolate RoL2023-P3 chromosome 2, ASM3026506v1, whole genome shotgun sequence encodes:
- the LOC130909072 gene encoding arf-GAP with coiled-coil, ANK repeat and PH domain-containing protein 3-like produces the protein MTVDFEECVKDSPRFRANIEDVETEVVEIEAKLDKLVKLCGGMIDAGKAYVSANKLFINGIRDLSQQCKNDEMISECLEKCGESLQEIINYHIMLFDQAQRSVKQQLQHFVKEDVRKFKDTKKHFERVREDLEIAQVRNAQAPRNKAHEVEEATCALSVSRKCFRHLALDYVLQINVLQAKKKFEILDTMLSFMHAQYSLFQQGYKRLEEMDPYMKRLAAELDQLVIESAMEKRELEHKHATIQQRTLMQDFAYEESKAEFNLDSPNGVVMEGYLFKRASNAFKTWNRRWFSIQNSQLVYQKKFKDSLTVVVDDLRLCSVKPCEDIERRFCFEVASPTKSCMLQAESEKLRQAWIQAVQASIASAYRESPESLRSEHLDRAASPSTSSLDSASELREPGGRGDSILQRILCLPGNQQCCDCGQIEPRWASINLGILLCIECSGIHRSLGVHCSKVRSLTLDSWEPELLKLMCELGNGVVNHIYEGSYHEGQGVSKATASSCRQEKEAWIKAKYVEKKFIKKLTAVASLINGDRKLTRRWNVQKCRRHNSATTVPKTRRRYRQEPRSTSPSSLSSGSVKSKRESLFCPDELDSLFSYFHATSGPRSLSSDSGLGSTDGSTDFLVLGPAVDSVTEENCEASEDSSGEADPDTSDPEDARYLHPGALLYKAAKARNLPVMAEALAHGADVNLVNKDDEDKTPLIQAVIGGSLLACEFLLQNAADVNQRDARGRGPLHHATYLGHTGQVCLFLKRGAAQNNGDEDGQDPLSIAVQQANADIVTLLRLSRMNEEMRASEGGFAQAGDATYLDIFREFSHMASHNPEKLKRRSVHFRHSFR, from the exons ATGACAGTGGATTTTGAGGAGTGTGTCAAAGATTCGCCCCGCTTCAG GGCAAACATTGAAGATGTCGAGACAGAGGTTGTGGAGATTGAGGCAAAACTGGACAAG TTGGTGAAGCTATGTGGTGGCATGATAGACGCTGGGAAAGCCTATGTCAGTGCCAACAAACTTTTCATCAACGGAATTCGGGATCTGTCGCAGCAGTGCAAGAATGATGAAATGATCTCG GAATGCCTGGAAAAGTGTGGTGAAAGTCTTCAGGAAATCATTAACTACCACATA ATGCTTTTTGATCAAGCTCAGCGTTCAGTCAAGCAGCAGTTACAGCACTTTGTCAAAGA GGACGTGCGCAAGTTCAAGGACACAAAGAAACACTTTGAGCGTGTGCGCGAGGACCTGGAGATTGCACAAGTAAGGAATGCGCAGGCGCCCAGGAACAAAGCCCACGAGGTAGAGGAAGCCACTTGCGCACTCAGCGTCTCGCGAAAGTGCTTCCGTCATCTGGCCTTGGATTACGTTCTGCAG ATCAATGTCCTTCAGGCCAAGAAGAAATTTGAGATCCTGGATACA ATGCTGTCCTTCATGCATGCCCAGTACTCCTTGTTCCAGCAGGGCTACAAGCGGCTGGAAGAGATGGACCCCTACATGAAGAGGCTGGCTGCTGAA TTGGATCAGCTGGTGATTGAGTCAGCCATGGAGAAGAGAGAGTTAGAGCACAAACATGCGACCATCCAGCAAAGG ACACTCATGCAG GACTTTGCCTACGAAGAATCCAAGGCTGAGTTCAACTTGGACTCTCCCAACGGGGTGGTGATGGAAGGTTACTTGTTTAAGAGAGCCAGCAATGCCTTTAAGACGTGGAACAG ACGCTGGTTCTCCATTCAAAACAGCCAGCTGGTTTATCAGAAGAAGTTCAAG GACTCTCTGACAGTGGTGGTGGATGATCTCCGTCTGTGTTCCGTCAAACCCTGTGAGGATATTGAGAGGAGATTCTGCTTCGAAGTTGCCTCCCCGACCAa GAGTTGCATGTTGCAGGCCGAGTCAGAGAAGCTAAGACAAGCTTGGATTCAGGCTGTCCAAGCCAGCATAGCCTCAGCCTACAGGGAGAGCCCTGAGAGCCTCCGCAGCGAG CATCTAGACAGAGCGGCGTCGCCATCCACGAGCAGCCTGGACTCGGCCAGCGAGTTGCGAGAACCCGGCGGCCGTGGTGATAGCATCCTGCAGAGGATCCTTTGCCTGCCGGGCAACCAACAGTGCTGCGACTGCGGTCAGATCGAGCCTCGTTGGGCTTCCATCAATTTGGGGATTCTGCTGTGCATCGAGTGTTCTGGCATACACAG AAGTCTCGGCGTTCATTGCTCCAAAGTGCGCTCGCTAACGCTGGACTCGTGGGAACCGGAGTTATTAAAG CTAATGTGTGAGCTGGGTAACGGTGTCGTCAACCACATTTATGAGGGCTCTTATCACGAAGGACAAGGTGTCAGCAAAGCGACAGCGTCCAGTTGCCG ACAAGAGAAGGAGGCTTGGATTAAGGCCAAGTATGTGGAGAAAAAGTTTATAAAGAAGCTGACTGCAGTGGCGAGTCTCATCAACGGCGACAGAAAGTTGACGCGGCGCTGGAACGTACAGAAGTGTCGGAGGCACAACAGTGCCACCACGGTACCGAAGACAAGGCGGAGATACCGACAGGAGCCTCGCAGCACTTCGCCATCCAGCCTCTCTTCAG GTTCTGTCAAGTCCAAACGAGAATCCTTATTTTGTCCAGATGAACTGGATTCCCTTTTCTCCTACTTCCACGCCACATCTGGACCTCGAA GCCTCAGCAGTGACAGCGGTTTGGGCAGCACTGACGGTAGCACTGACTTTTTGGTCCTGGGACCGGCAGTGGATAGCGTGACAGAGGAAA ATTGCGAGGCGTCTGAGGACTCGAGTGGCGAGGCTGATCCAGACACGTCGGACCCGGAGGACGCCAGATACCTTCACCCTGGGGCACTTCTGTATAAAGCCGCCAAAGCTCGTAACCTTCCCGTTATGGCCGAAGCTCTCGCGCACGGTGCGGATGTCAATCTGGTGAACAAGGACGATGAAGACAAAACTCCCCTTATACAAGCTGTGATTGGG GGTTCCTTACTAGCCTGCGAGTTTTtacttcaaaatgctgctgatgTTAATCAACGAGATGCAAGAGGGCGGGGTCCACTGCATCACGCCACCTACCTGGGCCACACGGG GCAGGTGTGTCTATTCCTCAAAAGGGGTGCAGCCCAgaataatggtgacgaggacggTCAGGACCCGTTAAGCATTGCAGTACAGCAAGCCAACGCTGACATAGTCACATT GTTGCGACTGTCCAGGATGAACGAGGAGATGCGTGCATCGGAAGGAGGTTTCGCCCAAGCAG GGGATGCCACGTACCTGGACATCTTCCGAGAGTTCTCGCACATGGCGTCCCACAATCCCGAGAAGCTGAAAAGGAGAAGCGTGCACTTCAGGCACTCCTTCAGGTAG